A single window of Montipora capricornis isolate CH-2021 chromosome 14, ASM3666992v2, whole genome shotgun sequence DNA harbors:
- the LOC138032418 gene encoding cyclic GMP-AMP synthase-like receptor 1 encodes METLSSYLTERDKQIQLPENSEVRRIQHGIERVMKVITESVKTKDSRLIGKIIPVGSFYSDLKIGLPDEFDFIYELQTLEEGIDFELMPSGFKGTRNLWRTPNGDPGKRKVLLKNPAMYSRDFDELNPDEWLHRVGRGRQLHDHEYVLHPVGVKNSFYNAISEALKELNQSKLPKYLSVDMSEECTFFYGPAITLFFKWNGRFYKNLSISVDLTVALKAMEWESQFDFMRSNNVAPDSFLRKILIEEISQHGYHLVPSISDRGHIQWKISTSFLETRALARFPRNSAIKQVIRVIKTVKDEHLKYRPNLDLMRDQSVANVLKFLRFYFPRDYDDNHHHLVSSYLIKTSVFTLCAFATLSEWQKASLSGLFMLTLVFLCKTIANGTLMNFFISSQKLKIPEHGDILPGFYRIFHEIDDKLRENKIFPADTVTEYDLDKMDREPFSNHAVFTIFHITMKHLDEHFGNLWTPE; translated from the coding sequence ATGGAAACATTGTCAAGCTATTTGACTGAACGTGACAAACAGATCCAGTTACCTGAAAATAGTGAAGTAAGAAGAATTCAACATGGGATAGAAAGAGTAATGAAAGTCATCACAGAATCTGTGAAAACAAAGGACTCCAGATTAATCGGGAAAATTATACCAGTGGGCAGTTTCTATTCTGACCTTAAAATTGGTCTTCCAGATGAGTTTGATTTCATTTATGAACTACAGACACTTGAGGAGGGAATTGATTTTGAATTGATGCCGTCTGGGTTTAAAGGAACCCGAAATCTGTGGCGAACTCCAAATGGGGATCCAGGGAAGAGGAAAGTACTTCTCAAGAATCCTGCAATGTATTCACGCGACTTTGATGAATTAAATCCTGATGAATGGTTGCATAGAGTTGGCAGAGGAAGACAATTACATGATCATGAATATGTACTGCATCCAGTAGGTGTTAAGAATTCATTCTACAATGCAATATCAGAAGCTTTAAAAGAGTTGAATCAATCTAAACTTCCAAAATATTTATCAGTTGATATGTCTGAGGAGTGTACGTTCTTTTATGGACCTGCCATTACTCTCTTTTTCAAATGGAATGGCAGATTCTACAAGAACTTAAGCATTTCTGTTGATTTGACAGTTGCTCTCAAAGCAATGGAATGGGAATCTCAGTTTGACTTTATGAGATCAAACAACGTGGCCCCAGATAGTTTCTTAAGAAAGATATTAATTGAAGAAATCTCTCAACATGGATATCACTTAGTTCCAAGCATATCAGACAGAGGTCACATTCAATGGAAAATCTCGACTTCTTTTCTAGAAACCAGAGCCCTTGCAAGGTTTCCTCGAAATTCGGCCATAAAGCAAGTCATCAGAGTTATCAAAACAGTTAAAGACGAACACCTGAAGTATAGACCAAATCTAGACTTGATGAGAGATCAATCGGTAGCAAATGTCCTCAAGTTCCTTCGGTTTTACTTTCCTCGTGATTACGATGATAATCATCACCATCTTGTTTCTTCTTACTTGATAAAGACCTCTGTATTCACCTTGTGTGCTTTTGCTACATTGTCTGAATGGCAAAAAGCGTCTCTTTCTGGCCTCTTTATGCTAACTCTGGTGTTTTTGTGCAAGACTATAGCTAATGGTACCCTCAtgaatttctttatttcaaGCCAAAAGTTAAAGATTCCAGAGCACGGGGACATTTTGCCTGGTTTTTATAGGATTTTTCATGAAATTGATGATAAATTAAGAGAGAATAAAATCTTTCCAGCAGACACTGTTACAGAGTATGATTTGGACAAAATGGATAGAGAACCATTCAGCAACCATGCAGTTTTCACCATTTTCCACATAACAATGAAGCACCTTGATGAACATTTTGGAAATTTGTGGACACCAGAGTGA